The following proteins are encoded in a genomic region of Streptomyces gobiensis:
- a CDS encoding DUF349 domain-containing protein — protein sequence MSSDPWGRVDETGTVYVRTADGEKVVGSWQAGSPEEALAYFERKYEGLVVEIGLLERRVKTTDLSAKDAMSAIGHLREQVDAHHAVGDLDALRKRLDKLTETVEARREERKAAKARQSEEARKAKEALVAEAEELARSEQWRAAGERLRALVDTWKGLPRLDRKTDDELWHRFSHARSAFSKRRKAHFAALDAQREEARQRKEKLVAEAEALSDSRDWGPTAAKYRELMQEWKAAGRAQREHEDTLWQRFRGAQDVFFQARGEVFAERDAEQRENLARKEELVTEAEKLLPITDLKAARAAFRAINERWDAVGHVPRDARPKIEGRMHAVERAIQEAEEAEWRRTNPEARARAAGLTGQLQDAVDKLRAQAEKARAAGNTAKAEKLEKELAGRQELLDQALKGLEEFGG from the coding sequence GTGAGCAGCGACCCGTGGGGCCGCGTCGATGAGACGGGGACCGTGTACGTGCGTACCGCCGATGGCGAAAAGGTCGTCGGCTCATGGCAGGCAGGCTCCCCAGAGGAGGCCCTGGCCTACTTCGAGCGCAAGTACGAGGGCCTGGTCGTGGAGATCGGCCTCCTTGAGCGCCGGGTGAAGACCACCGATCTGTCGGCCAAGGACGCGATGAGCGCGATCGGGCATCTGCGCGAGCAGGTGGACGCCCATCACGCGGTCGGCGACCTGGACGCGCTGCGCAAGCGGCTCGACAAGCTGACTGAGACGGTCGAGGCCCGTCGTGAGGAGCGCAAGGCAGCCAAGGCCAGGCAGTCCGAGGAGGCACGCAAGGCCAAGGAAGCGCTGGTCGCCGAGGCTGAGGAGCTTGCGCGCAGCGAACAGTGGCGGGCGGCCGGTGAGCGGCTGCGCGCACTGGTCGACACCTGGAAGGGCCTGCCCCGGCTGGACCGCAAGACGGACGACGAGCTGTGGCACCGTTTCTCCCATGCCCGCTCGGCCTTCTCCAAGCGCCGCAAGGCGCACTTCGCCGCGCTGGACGCGCAGCGCGAGGAGGCACGACAGCGCAAGGAGAAGCTGGTCGCCGAGGCCGAAGCGCTCTCGGACTCACGGGACTGGGGCCCGACGGCCGCCAAGTACCGCGAGCTGATGCAGGAGTGGAAGGCCGCGGGCCGGGCGCAGCGTGAGCACGAAGATACTCTGTGGCAGCGCTTCCGTGGTGCACAGGACGTCTTCTTCCAGGCACGCGGTGAGGTGTTCGCGGAGCGGGACGCGGAGCAGCGGGAGAACCTGGCCCGTAAGGAGGAGCTGGTCACCGAGGCCGAGAAGCTCCTGCCGATCACCGACCTCAAGGCGGCGCGGGCGGCCTTCCGGGCCATCAATGAGCGCTGGGACGCCGTTGGTCATGTGCCGCGGGACGCCCGGCCGAAGATCGAGGGCCGGATGCATGCTGTGGAACGGGCCATCCAGGAGGCCGAGGAGGCCGAGTGGCGCCGCACCAACCCGGAGGCGCGGGCACGGGCGGCCGGGCTGACCGGACAGTTGCAGGACGCGGTCGACAAACTCCGTGCGCAGGCCGAGAAGGCCCGGGCGGCGGGGAACACGGCCAAGGCCGAGAAGCTGGAGAAGGAGCTGGCCGGCCGGCAGGAGCTGCTGGACCAGGCACTCAAGGGCTTGGAGGAGTTCGGCGGCTGA